From a region of the Odocoileus virginianus isolate 20LAN1187 ecotype Illinois chromosome 19, Ovbor_1.2, whole genome shotgun sequence genome:
- the CNR1 gene encoding cannabinoid receptor 1: MKSILDGLADTTFRTITTDLLYVGANDIQYEDIKSDMASKLGYFPQKFPLTSFRGSPFQEKMTAGDSPQLVPADQANLTEFYNKSLSSYKENEENIQCGENFMDMECFMILNPSQQLAIAVLSLTLGTFTVLENLLVLCVILHSRSLRCRPSYHFIGSLAVADLLGSVIFVYSFVDFHVFHRKDSPNVFLFKLGGVTASFTASVGSLFLTAIDRYISIHRPLAYKRIVTRPKAVVAFCLMWTIAIVIAVLPLLGWNCKKLQSVCSDIFPLIDETYLMFWIGVTSVLLLFIVYAYMYILWKAHSHAVRMIQRGTQKSIIIHTSEDGKVQVTRPDQARMDIRLAKTLVLILVVLIICWGPLLAIMVYDVFGKMNKLIKTVFAFCSMLCLLNSTVNPIIYALRSKDLRHAFRSMFPSCEGTAQPLDNSMGDSDCLHKHANNAASVHRAAESCIKSTVKIAKVTMSVSTDTSAEAL, encoded by the coding sequence ATGAAGTCCATCCTCGACGGCCTGGCAGACACCACCTTCCGAACCATCACCACAGACCTCCTGTACGTGGGTGCCAATGACATTCAGTACGAAGACATCAAAAGCGACATGGCATCCAAATTAGGGTACTTCCCGCAGAAATTTCCTCTGACTTCCTTCCGGGGAAGTCCCTTCCAGGAAAAGATGACTGCCGGGGACAGCCCTCAGCTGGTCCCCGCAGACCAGGCGAACCTCACCGAGTTTTACAACAAGTCCCTGTCCTCCTACAAGGAGAATGAGGAGAACATCCAGTGTggggagaacttcatggacatgGAGTGCTTCATGATCCTGAACCCCAGCCAGCAGCTGGCCATCGCTGTGCTGTCCCTCACGCTGGGCACCTTCACGGTCCTGGAGAACCTGCTGGTGCTCTGCGTCATCCTCCACTCGCGAAGCCTGCGCTGCCGGCCGTCTTACCACTTCATCGGCAGCCTGGCGGTGGCCGACCTCCTGGGGAGCGTCATCTTCGTCTACAGCTTCGTGGACTTCCACGTGTTCCACCGCAAAGACAGCCCCAATGTGTTTCTGTTCAAACTGGGGGGGGTCACGGCCTCGTTCACGGCCTCGGTGGGCAGCCTGTTCCTCACGGCCATCGACAGGTACATATCGATCCACAGGCCCCTGGCCTACAAGAGGATCGTCACACGGCCCAAGGCCGTGGTGGCGTTTTGCCTGATGTGGACCATCGCGATTGTGATCGCAGTGCTGCCCCTGCTAGGCTGGAACTGCAAGAAGCTGCAGTCGGTGTGCTCAGACATTTTCCCGCTCATCGACGAGACCTACCTGATGTTCTGGATCGGGGTCACCAGCGTGCTGCTGCTGTTCATCGTGTATGCCTACATGTACATCCTCTGGAAGGCGCACAGCCACGCCGTGCGCATGATCCAGCGTGGTACCCAGAAAAGCATCATCATCCACACGTCCGAGGATGGCAAGGTGCAGGTGACTCGGCCCGACCAAGCCCGCATGGACATTCGGCTGGCCAAGACCCTCGTCCTCATCCTGGTGGTTTTGATCATCTGCTGGGGCCCTCTGCTCGCCATCATGGTATACGATGTCTTTGGGAAGATGAACAAGCTCATTAAGACGGTGTTTGCGTTCTGCAGCATGCTCTGCCTGCTGAATTCCACAGTGAACCCCATCATCTACGCTCTGCGGAGCAAGGACCTGAGACATGCTTTCCGGAGCATGTTCCCCTCCTGCGAAGGCACCGCACAGCCTCTTGATAACAGCATGGGGGACTCAGACTGCCTGCACAAACACGCCAACAACGCAGCCAGCGTCCACAGGGCCGCGGAGAGCTGCATCAAGAGCACGGTCAAGATCGCCAAGGTGACCATGTCTGTGTCCACGGACACGTCTGCCGAGGCTCTGTGA